In Candidatus Epulonipiscium viviparus, one DNA window encodes the following:
- the yabG gene encoding sporulation peptidase YabG encodes MLTVGDYVLRQSYSKDILFKIDYITRQHVAVLKGVTYRILADADIRDLVPASGLRSIPNERDTMDLIDANVSKVQEEHKQLDTTRMRKIGKVLHIDGDAFYLNVCLNYYETLGITAVGENVAETVQPRKVKELIEKHNPDILVLTGHDSLQKGGKTNELENYKNSKYYIESTKEARKIRPTSDQLVIFAGACQSYFEELLLAGADFAASPNRVLIHALDPVFIVERIAYCPFYKVLDVTEAIKYTITQGGVGGYEVLGKSRDGGPIFT; translated from the coding sequence ATGCTAACAGTAGGTGATTATGTTCTTAGACAATCTTATTCAAAAGATATCTTATTCAAAATCGACTACATTACTCGACAACATGTTGCAGTCCTTAAGGGCGTGACATATAGAATACTTGCAGATGCTGATATTAGAGATCTAGTACCAGCCAGCGGACTACGTAGTATACCTAATGAGCGTGACACTATGGATTTAATTGATGCCAATGTATCTAAAGTTCAAGAGGAACATAAGCAGTTAGATACAACACGAATGCGAAAAATAGGCAAAGTTTTGCACATCGACGGTGATGCCTTTTATCTAAATGTCTGCCTAAATTATTATGAGACTTTAGGAATAACAGCAGTAGGTGAGAACGTTGCAGAAACCGTCCAGCCTCGAAAAGTCAAAGAACTAATCGAGAAACATAATCCTGACATTTTGGTTCTGACGGGTCATGACTCTTTGCAAAAGGGGGGAAAAACAAATGAGCTAGAAAATTACAAAAACTCGAAATATTATATCGAGTCAACAAAAGAAGCCAGAAAGATACGACCCACCAGTGATCAATTAGTTATCTTCGCAGGTGCTTGCCAATCCTATTTTGAGGAATTATTATTAGCTGGAGCTGATTTTGCAGCTTCACCAAATCGAGTATTAATCCATGCACTAGATCCTGTATTTATTGTCGAACGAATTGCATATTGTCCTTTTTATAAGGTATTAGATGTAACAGAGGCAATTAAATATACAATTACACAGGGTGGTGTGGGTGGGTATGAAGTCCTAGGCAAAAGCCGCGACGGCGGCCCCATATTTACATAA
- a CDS encoding murein hydrolase activator EnvC family protein yields MKRHLLFIGLFIFGLESFLFATTSDTPATKNSDSTENTANASDVKVDSSIDNTAPATDNATSSDDNSTDVKVDSSTENTPKQTHSGPTAEQLKAREEEKRKFEEHQKQVAEELKIKKLELESNQDDIEKTQQVIDINLQQQDLINAEIDQLDLQIITLEEEIKLLDEESRLKKLDIEITKTELAQAEIDKQLHYEATKNRMVRMYKNNRYGYIYLLFSSSSLIELLNRSYYISIIADIDRTVLAELKEKQNLVAAKKLQLDSEYEALELLKDSELNKIADLSTTMGTKMTKIAQLEESQSSLEDQLGALEIISTELTEEIQSLIAQSQLAFNGALFVWPVPGWTRISSDYNPRQNPILNIPEFHQGIDIPAAYGSPVVAAADGVVIIAGWVNGFGYTVMIDHGDGLTTLYGHNSTLNVNVGDYVYAGQKIAGIGSTGYSTGNHSHFEVRVHGQHTNPWPYLGGKR; encoded by the coding sequence ATGAAAAGACATTTATTATTCATCGGTCTTTTTATATTTGGACTGGAGTCTTTTTTGTTTGCTACAACATCGGACACACCTGCGACCAAAAATTCTGACTCTACCGAAAACACCGCTAATGCTTCAGACGTTAAAGTAGATTCTAGCATTGATAACACTGCTCCAGCCACTGATAACGCTACATCATCTGATGATAATTCTACAGACGTTAAAGTAGATTCTAGCACCGAAAATACTCCTAAACAAACTCATTCTGGACCTACTGCAGAACAGCTAAAAGCTCGGGAAGAAGAAAAACGCAAATTTGAAGAGCATCAAAAGCAAGTAGCAGAAGAACTTAAAATTAAGAAATTAGAATTAGAAAGTAACCAAGATGATATAGAAAAAACTCAACAAGTTATCGATATCAACCTGCAACAACAAGATTTGATAAATGCCGAAATCGATCAATTAGATTTGCAGATCATAACTTTGGAAGAAGAAATCAAGTTATTAGATGAAGAAAGCAGACTCAAAAAACTTGATATTGAAATCACTAAAACCGAACTTGCTCAAGCCGAAATAGATAAGCAACTACATTACGAAGCAACCAAAAACCGCATGGTGCGAATGTATAAAAATAATCGATATGGCTATATTTATCTCCTATTCTCATCATCGAGTTTAATAGAACTTTTAAATAGAAGCTATTATATCAGCATTATTGCCGATATAGATCGCACTGTACTTGCAGAACTCAAGGAAAAACAAAACCTTGTTGCAGCCAAAAAGCTGCAGTTGGATTCTGAATACGAAGCATTGGAGCTGCTTAAAGATTCTGAGTTGAATAAGATCGCAGATCTTTCTACTACAATGGGTACCAAGATGACCAAAATTGCTCAACTCGAAGAAAGCCAATCATCTCTCGAAGATCAGCTCGGCGCATTAGAAATTATAAGCACCGAACTTACAGAAGAGATACAGTCTCTGATAGCCCAAAGCCAGCTTGCATTTAACGGAGCTCTGTTTGTCTGGCCTGTTCCTGGTTGGACTCGCATCAGCTCTGACTATAACCCAAGGCAAAATCCTATATTGAATATACCCGAGTTTCACCAAGGCATTGACATTCCAGCTGCATATGGATCTCCAGTCGTTGCAGCAGCTGACGGAGTGGTTATAATCGCTGGTTGGGTAAATGGATTTGGCTATACTGTTATGATAGATCACGGTGATGGACTAACTACGCTTTATGGACACAACTCTACTTTGAATGTAAATGTTGGGGACTACGTATATGCAGGTCAAAAAATCGCCGGCATCGGTAGTACTGGATACTCAACCGGAAATCATTCTCATTTTGAGGTCCGAGTTCATGGTCAACACACCAATCCTTGGCCATATTTAGGAGGAAAACGCTAA
- a CDS encoding ThuA domain-containing protein, translating to MKKALIVWGGWDGHEPELVANRFAGILRTEGFEVEISNTLESFDDLEKLKELDLIIPCVTMSELSGPRGQNVSKAVGSGVGMAGCHGGMCDAFRNSVLWQFITGANWVSHPGGGKTEYMVNISSYSNPITEGISDFPVVSEQYYLHVDPAIEVLATTRFPHPDIPFYHISNKPIDMPVAWTKMWGNGRIFYTSLGHNDSVFDKHPSSQEIMKRGMLWAAEGKAYTVENNLDTKKFESDKKMF from the coding sequence ATGAAGAAAGCATTAATTGTTTGGGGCGGTTGGGATGGTCATGAACCAGAACTTGTTGCCAATCGTTTTGCTGGAATTTTACGTACTGAAGGTTTTGAAGTTGAAATATCTAATACACTAGAATCATTTGATGATTTAGAGAAGTTGAAAGAACTAGATTTGATTATACCATGTGTAACAATGAGCGAATTATCAGGTCCTAGAGGACAAAATGTTTCAAAAGCAGTTGGGTCTGGAGTGGGTATGGCAGGTTGCCATGGCGGAATGTGTGATGCGTTTAGAAATTCTGTGCTATGGCAGTTTATTACAGGTGCTAATTGGGTTTCTCATCCAGGTGGTGGCAAAACCGAGTATATGGTAAATATATCTTCGTATTCTAACCCCATTACTGAAGGAATTAGCGATTTTCCTGTTGTTAGTGAACAATATTATTTACATGTTGATCCAGCAATAGAAGTTTTGGCAACGACACGTTTTCCGCATCCGGATATTCCGTTTTATCACATATCAAATAAACCAATTGATATGCCTGTTGCATGGACGAAAATGTGGGGGAATGGTCGAATTTTCTACACTTCGCTAGGTCATAATGATAGTGTCTTTGATAAACACCCATCTTCTCAAGAAATTATGAAGCGTGGTATGCTTTGGGCTGCCGAAGGTAAAGCATATACAGTGGAAAATAATCTAGACACTAAAAAATTTGAAAGTGATAAAAAAATGTTCTAA